One Drosophila kikkawai strain 14028-0561.14 chromosome 3L, DkikHiC1v2, whole genome shotgun sequence genomic window carries:
- the LOC108071213 gene encoding uncharacterized protein isoform X2 — translation MGRRKSKRKPPPKRKNIEPLDQQFNCPFCNHEKSCEVKIGRGVIGEKSWFAVYILTVHSSDGHEIQRFEQQLAEKKKQQQPPALLRVAATRHTELQKSTPAAECWPAEKS, via the exons ATGGGTAGAAGGAAGTCAAAAAGGAAACCAccgccaaaaagaaaaaacattgAACCCCTTGACCAACAATTTAACTGCCCGTTCTGCAACCATGAAAAATCGTGTgaagttaaaat aggtagaggagttataggggaaaaaagttggtttgcggtgtacatcctaacagtccacagcagcgatgggcacgagatccaacggtttgagcagcagctcgctgaaaaaaaaaaacaacaacaacccccagcgttgCTACGCGTCGCAGCCACGCGCCACACAGAAT tgcagaagtcaacgccagCCGCGGAATGCTGGCCCGCCGAAAAAAGTTAA
- the LOC108071213 gene encoding uncharacterized protein isoform X1 translates to MGRRKSKRKPPPKRKNIEPLDQQFNCPFCNHEKSCEVKIGRGVIGEKSWFAVYILTVHSSDGHEIQRFEQQLAEKKKQQQPPALLRVAATRHTECEYTDKNFLSRSISSAIFACIHVRLRKTSVKEIQTFFL, encoded by the exons ATGGGTAGAAGGAAGTCAAAAAGGAAACCAccgccaaaaagaaaaaacattgAACCCCTTGACCAACAATTTAACTGCCCGTTCTGCAACCATGAAAAATCGTGTgaagttaaaat aggtagaggagttataggggaaaaaagttggtttgcggtgtacatcctaacagtccacagcagcgatgggcacgagatccaacggtttgagcagcagctcgctgaaaaaaaaaaacaacaacaacccccagcgttgCTACGCGTCGCAGCCACGCGCCACACAGAATGTGAgtacactgacaaaaactttttgagtagatcaatatcttcagccatttttgcgtgcattcatgtccgcctaagaaaaacgagtgtaaaagaaatccaaacgttttttctttag
- the LOC108071213 gene encoding transcription elongation factor 1 homolog isoform X4 — protein MGRRKSKRKPPPKRKNIEPLDQQFNCPFCNHEKSCEVKIPPLQEPKVKHCGGSSMVDLELSSRGLCSCQFTTPYRH, from the exons ATGGGTAGAAGGAAGTCAAAAAGGAAACCAccgccaaaaagaaaaaacattgAACCCCTTGACCAACAATTTAACTGCCCGTTCTGCAACCATGAAAAATCGTGTgaagttaaaat ACCTCCACTACAAGAACCTAAAGTCAAGCACTGTGGCGGTAGTAGCATGGTTGATCTGGAACTGTCCTCACGTGGTTTATGCTCTTGCCAATTCACCACACCTTATCGTCATTGA
- the LOC108071213 gene encoding transcription elongation factor 1 homolog isoform X3, which translates to MGRRKSKRKPPPKRKNIEPLDQQFNCPFCNHEKSCEVKMDKGRNTAKITCRVCLEDFQTGINFLSEPIDVYNDWVDACETAN; encoded by the exons ATGGGTAGAAGGAAGTCAAAAAGGAAACCAccgccaaaaagaaaaaacattgAACCCCTTGACCAACAATTTAACTGCCCGTTCTGCAACCATGAAAAATCGTGTgaagttaaaat ggACAAGGGCAGGAACACAGCAAAAATAACATGCCGAGTGTGTTTGGAAGATTTCCAAACTGGAATAAACTTTCTTTCAGAACCCATTGATGTTTACAACGATTGGGTCGATGCCTGCGAAactgcaaattaa